GTCCGGCATGGTGCCATTCGCCATCCATATCAAATCGACGCCTTCGCTGACGTCGGAACGGGCGGCATATATGCTCTGAACTTGCTCATAAGGTTGGGCGCTGTAATTCGCCAGCCATGACGGATTGGTCGTATCCAGAACATTAAGTATATAGAACCCTTCATTACCTGCGGCGACATAGGCCAACGTCCCGACGATACTGACATCGTAGGCACAGCCAGGAATATCATCCAGGTCATCGCCGTCTTCGATGTAATATTGTCCCGTCAGCACCGGCCGGCTCTTATCCGAAATGTCCACCACCTTCAAGCCGTTCCAGCCGTCAGCGACAAAGGCATAATCGGCCCTGACAATAACCTTCCTCGCGTCTGAAACATCTGTCCCGGCGATCTCACCGACGACTGTCGGTAGTGCCGGATCCGACACATCTACCACCTTCAGCCCGCCGGTCCCGGAGGCCACATAAGCATAACCGTCGATGACAAAAACGCCGTTGGCGTTACCTCCGGTAATCGGACAGCTGCCTTTTAATACCGGATTTACGGGGCCGGCCGTATCGGCAGAGAGCCCGGGATCGATGATCTTCAGTCCGGCACTGCCATCTGCTACAAACAGGTAGCCATTCAGATAGTAAATATCTGAAGCCTCCCCGTTGGTGGGGAACATCCCCTTGAGCAGGAAAGTGACATAGTCTTCCGAAACAACCGCAAAGAAAATCCGTACGCCCTCACTCATGCCCCCGGATGAAGGATCATCATCCACGGCAAACACATAACTGGAAGCCGCATCAACAAACACCGCTTCCGCGTCGGCGGGTGTCCCGGTATCATTAACCCCGGCAAGAAAATTCAGCGAAGCTGGATTCGACACGTCAACCTTCTGCAGGCCCTTTCTGCAATCGCCCACATACACAGTCTGGTTTGCTGAATCCAGGTATAAACGATAAGTACCCTGCGCATCATTGAAATACTGTCCTACCAGGCTGTTGTTGTTTATATCTTCAGGAGAAGAAATATCGGCGACCAGCAGCCCCAGGTCCACGTCTCCGATGTAAGCATAATTGGCACTGACTTCAACTGAAATGGCCTTGGTCAGGCTGCCGTCATACTGACAATAAGCAACGATAGGCAGAGAGTCCCTCTCCGGCGTGAAGGTCTCCGGGTTGATATTTACTACCTGCAAACCATATCCGGCGCAGACAAGATAGGCATAGTTTCCTGAAACAGCGACATCCAGTGCCGACGGGATATAACAAACCGCCTCAATTTCCGGCGTCGCCGGATTGCTGATATCAAACACGACCATACCGTTATAAAGATCCGCCACATAAACATAATCTCCGGCCAGCGTGAGGCTCTGCACCCTTTTCAGGTCCGCAAACGTGGGGGGAAGTTCAGCCTGACCGGCCATGAGAGGATTGGCAGGGTCTGAAACATCAATAACCTGGAGTCCGCTGTCATACCCCTCCTCGGTAAGCCAGTAATAGCCTATATAGGCAAGGCTACCGGACACGACCACATCTCTGACAACGGCCCGGCCATCCTCCTTTAAAACCAGGTAAGTGCCCTTCAGATTATCGGCTGAAAAAGTTGTAAGGTCAGCCGGGAGTTCATAAATCTGAAGCCCTTCATTGCCACAGGCCACGTAAAGAAAACCCCCGGCATAAAACACGCCCGAGATCCCTTCGGTACCCGAGACCTGACTATCTACAAGGTTTTCCTTTTCAGTCAAATGGATACTGACTTTAGCCACCAGCGTCAGAGCCGGATCAGCGGTCGTATCGTAAATGCTTATACATTCCCCGTCTCCGTAAATAACGTAGTTACCAACCTTGGTCATTACATTTGGCGCTGCCGTGGGCCAGCGGTTAATGTAGGTAATTTCAGCGTTGCCGGCCGCAAAAACGCAAGTAACCGGCAGAATAAGAAGGATGAATAGAAGTCTAATAAAAATTTTCATTACAGCCTCACTGAAAATAGAATCATTTTATAATAATTTGAGGAAAGACGATTTTTACCCGGTGCCCCGTACACATGTTTTTATTCTTTTTGGACGATAGATATAATTTCAATTACGCCAGGCACTTTTCAAACCCGTGCAATTAAAATTTCACCGCCTTCGGTCAGAAGTTCTCTGCGCTTGAGTGATTTTAGGTGTGATGAAGTCATTAAACATTATTTGTTAATTTAATAAAATTTTTCGGAAAAGTCAAGGTCAAAGCGCCCTCCAATACGTCCTGAGATATTATGGTTCCGGGACATACCACAATTCTCTACAAACATTATATGAAAACCTTGACATGTAAATAAAAAACCAATACACCTAAAAAAACCGGGCGGCGTGTTTTTTAAAGGATTCCCTGAACAACGGGTATCGTAGTATCAAAAAGAAAAAATAACGCCTTTGACGTATGAATAAAAATCCGGGTGAATGCGTTCGCGGTTGTTGATTATGCTGAGGGTGCGATATCGAATCATTAATTATTCTTCGGGATAGAGAATAATTATTGACATGATCCGAATGATCCTCTTATAAAATGATGTGCTGCTGAAAAAGGGGAGCGGTTTTCAGATCAAACAGAACCGTATTGCTGGCCGGAATCTGACCAGGAAATTTTCAGTGTCTTACTTATTCCGATATTCCAATAATCATCACTGCCAAACGTTTTCGCCTTTCGCCTGGAGTACGCTTTTCTATTCTATCTTATTTGTATTCAATATCGACCTGTATATGCTCGGCGCAGTCACCACCCATAACCATACGGAGGATTACGGATGCGATTAAAGGACAGGCTGGACGCTGGAGACTTCGCCATTCTCGCTGAAATGGAGCCCCCGAAAGGGGCTGACGCATCGAGAATGGTAACGATGGCCACCAGGGTAAAAGGGGCGGTTGACGCCTTTCTGGTCCCTGAAATGAGTAATGCCGTTATGCGCATGAGTTCTCTCGGGGGTGCTCTGGTTCTGCAGCAAAGGGGACTGGAGACCATCCTTCAGGCGAACTGCCGGGATCGAAACCGTCTCGCCCTGCAGGCCGATCTACTGGCTGCTTATGCCTGCGGCATTCATAATGTCATGGTCGTCGCCGGGGACGATCCCAGCGTCGGTGATCACCATCAGACGAAGCCGGTATACGACATTGATCTCCACCAGCTTCTGGATATGATCCAGCAGATCCAGAACGGCCATGACATGGCCGGCATCGAACTTTACGGGGCACCCCACTTTCTTGTCGGTTCAACCGTTACCCCGGCGGTGAAGGAATACCACCTGGATAAAGAAATCGAAGAGATGGAAAACAAAAAGGAACACGGCGTCCGGTTTTTCATTACGCCTCCCGTCTTCGATCTGGCCGCCATCAGGCCTTTTCTCAATGCCATTGACACCAGCAAAACTCACATTATCCCGACCGTTCTCCTGCTGAAGTCCGCAGGCATGGCCAGATATATCAATAAAAACATGGACCACATCAAAATACCTCCGGACATGATCAACCGGATTATGAAAGCCGGTGACAAGACCCGGGAATGTGTGTTGATCGCCAAAGAAATTGTTGCCACCCTGAAAAAAGAGAATTTTTCCGGAGTCTGCATATCCACTATTGGATGGGAAGACAAGCTCCCTGAAATTTTGGGAACCATCAGCGGATAGCCCGTAACCGGAAATACCCGTGTTACACTAAGCGCGGCGGAAGGTAATATTATACGAGGGAGAAATATATGGGCAGGGAGAATCAGGCAGAAAACATCACCAGCGGCGGAACGGATGTTTCGGGGGCGGTTATGGTTATCGGCGGCGGCATTACCGGAATGCAATCCGCTCTGGACCTGGCCAATGCCGGATACCGGGTTTACCTGGTTGAAGCTTCGCCGGCCATCGGCGGCGTCATGGCCCAGTTGGACAAGACCTTTCCAACCAACGACTGCGCCATGTGAATTATTTCACCCAAGCTGGTCGAGGTCGGCCGGCATCTGAACATCCAGTTGCTCACCTTGTCTGAAGTCCAGTCCATTGAAGGGGAAGCAGGCAATTTTACCGTGACGGTCAAGCAGTCTCCCCGTTTTGTAGACATGGACAAATGCATTGCCTGCGGCGCCTGCGCGGAAAAATGCCCCAAAAAAGTGGCCGATAAATATAATGAAGGTATCAGCGTCCGCAAGGCTATCTATGTCCCCTACCCCCAAGCGGTGCCCCTAAAATACGCGATCGACGCGAAAAACTGCATCTATTTTAAAAACGGCAAATGCCGGGCCTGTGAAAAATTCTGCCCGACAGAAGCGATCCGACTGGACGACACCGAAAAAGAAATCCGGCTGAATGTCGGGGCAATTGTTTTGACCACCGGACTGAAAACATTTGATCCGTCCAATTTGGATAATTACCAGTATGCCCAGTACGCCAACGTTGTGACCAGCATTGAATTCGAGCGGTTGCTGTCCGCCGGGGGCCCGACCAGAGGGGCGATCAAAAGGGTTTCCGACGGCAAAAAACCTTCGAAAATAGCCTGGCTGCAATGTGTCGGCTCCCGCGACCTGAATCGGTGCGACAACCCGTATTGTTCTTCGGTCTGCTGCATGTATGCGCTCAAGGAAGCCATGCTCGCCAAGGAACACGTCGGGGGTGATTTCCAGGCGACCATCTTTCTGATGGATATGAGGACCTACGGCAAAGACTTTGAAAAGTATTACGAACGCGCCAGGGCCGAAGGGGTCCGCTTTGTGCGTTCCAGAGTCCATACCATCACCGAGAAAGCGGATGGCACGCTCCTGTTCCGCTATGCTACCGAATCCGGACAAATCGTTGAAGAGGAGTTTGACCTGGCGGTTCTGTCCGTGGGAATGGAACCGGCGGCCGCGACCGGCAAACTGGCGGCAACCCTCGGGATCGAAGTCAACGCCTCCGGATTTATCAATACCGATCCGCTATTGCCGACCGCGACCTCCCGGTCCGGAATTTACGTCGCCGGTGTTGCCCGGGGATGCAAAGATATCCCCGAGTCGGTGGTGGAAGCCAGCGCCGCCGCGGAAAGCGCCGCCCGTCTGCTGGCCGGCGCCCGCGGATCTCTGACGCAACAGAAAGCGTTTCCCCCCGAAACCGACGTGGCCGGAAAGGAGGCCCGCATCGGGGTCTTCGTCTGCAACTGCGGTTCCAATATCGGCGGCATCGCCGATGTGCCGCAGATTGTCGAGTTCGCCAAAACACTTCCCGGGGTAACCTATGCCCAGGAAAACCTGTTCACCTGCAGCCAGGACACTCAGAACACGATGGCTCAGCTCATCCGCGAGCACAACCTGAACCGGGTCGTCGTGGCCGCCTGCACGCCGCGCACACACGAACCGTTGTTCCAGGAAACGATCCGGAACGCGGGTCTCAACCCCTTCCTTTTCGACATGGCCAACATCCGCAACCAGTGTACCTGGGTCCATTCAGAGCAAAAGGAAACGGCCACGGGAAAAGCCAAGGACCTGCTGGCCATGTCGGTTGCCCGCGCCAACCGGCTGGAGCCCCTGCCCGCCGCCCGGGTTGAAATCGACAAGCATGTCATCGTCATCGGCGGCGGCGTGGCGGGCATGACAGCGGCCATGTGCCTGGCCGACCAGGGCTTCCCGGCCATTATCATAGAAAAATCAGATAAATTGGGAGGGGTAGCCGCAAGCAGCTGCGACGAGGCCGTGGTGGCTCATGTGAAACGGCTGACCGAAAAGATTTCAACCCACCCCGGCATCGAAGTGCTTGCCTCGGCCCGGGTAACCGGCGTTTCCGGATTTCTGGGCAATTTTGACACGGAAGTGACGGCCGCCGGCCAGGCAAAAACGATCCGTCACGGTGCCGTCGTTATTGCCACCGGCGGTGCGGCGGCGGATACCGATGAATATCTCTACCATACCAGCGAACGGGTTACCCGCTGGCACGACCTCCGCAAGCACCCGTCCATCGACCAGGCCGGCAGCGTGGTCTTTATTCAGTGCGTCGGGTCCAGAGACGAAAAAAGACCTTACTGTTCCAAAATCTGCTGTACGGCGTCCATTGAAAACGCGATCTTTTTAAAAGAAAAGAACCCGGCAACGCAGGTCTTTATTCTCTACCGGGATATCCGGACCTACGGAGACAAAGAACTGTTGTACAAGAAAGCCAGAGAGCTGGGCGTCATTTTTATCCGCTACACCCCGGACCGGAAGCCCCGCCTGGAAGAAATCGCGGGAGGATTGTCGGTAACGGTATTTGACCCGGTTCTGGACATGGAGGTAGCCATCGAGGCGGATCTGGTCAACCTGGCCACCGCCATTGTGCCGGCCGATCATTCGGACGTTGCCCGGATGTTCAAAGTCTCCGCCAACGCCGAAAACTTCCTGACCGAAGCCCATGCCAAGCTTCGTCCAGTGGATTGCGCCACGGATGGCGTGTTTATCTGCGGGCTGGCG
This genomic window from Thermodesulfobacteriota bacterium contains:
- a CDS encoding FAD-dependent oxidoreductase, coding for MGRENQAENITSGGTDVSGAVMVIGGGITGMQSALDLANAGYRVYLVEASPAIGGVMAQLDKTFPTNDCAMUIISPKLVEVGRHLNIQLLTLSEVQSIEGEAGNFTVTVKQSPRFVDMDKCIACGACAEKCPKKVADKYNEGISVRKAIYVPYPQAVPLKYAIDAKNCIYFKNGKCRACEKFCPTEAIRLDDTEKEIRLNVGAIVLTTGLKTFDPSNLDNYQYAQYANVVTSIEFERLLSAGGPTRGAIKRVSDGKKPSKIAWLQCVGSRDLNRCDNPYCSSVCCMYALKEAMLAKEHVGGDFQATIFLMDMRTYGKDFEKYYERARAEGVRFVRSRVHTITEKADGTLLFRYATESGQIVEEEFDLAVLSVGMEPAAATGKLAATLGIEVNASGFINTDPLLPTATSRSGIYVAGVARGCKDIPESVVEASAAAESAARLLAGARGSLTQQKAFPPETDVAGKEARIGVFVCNCGSNIGGIADVPQIVEFAKTLPGVTYAQENLFTCSQDTQNTMAQLIREHNLNRVVVAACTPRTHEPLFQETIRNAGLNPFLFDMANIRNQCTWVHSEQKETATGKAKDLLAMSVARANRLEPLPAARVEIDKHVIVIGGGVAGMTAAMCLADQGFPAIIIEKSDKLGGVAASSCDEAVVAHVKRLTEKISTHPGIEVLASARVTGVSGFLGNFDTEVTAAGQAKTIRHGAVVIATGGAAADTDEYLYHTSERVTRWHDLRKHPSIDQAGSVVFIQCVGSRDEKRPYCSKICCTASIENAIFLKEKNPATQVFILYRDIRTYGDKELLYKKARELGVIFIRYTPDRKPRLEEIAGGLSVTVFDPVLDMEVAIEADLVNLATAIVPADHSDVARMFKVSANAENFLTEAHAKLRPVDCATDGVFICGLAHYPKFLGESIAQAQAAAARAATVLSREHMEIMPIVSEVNEDLCIGCGLCEISCPFGAIRLKKVEGRGYRAENISALCKGCGICAASCPQKAIDMKHFRDRQIMAAVAAVS
- a CDS encoding methylenetetrahydrofolate reductase, which gives rise to MRLKDRLDAGDFAILAEMEPPKGADASRMVTMATRVKGAVDAFLVPEMSNAVMRMSSLGGALVLQQRGLETILQANCRDRNRLALQADLLAAYACGIHNVMVVAGDDPSVGDHHQTKPVYDIDLHQLLDMIQQIQNGHDMAGIELYGAPHFLVGSTVTPAVKEYHLDKEIEEMENKKEHGVRFFITPPVFDLAAIRPFLNAIDTSKTHIIPTVLLLKSAGMARYINKNMDHIKIPPDMINRIMKAGDKTRECVLIAKEIVATLKKENFSGVCISTIGWEDKLPEILGTISG